In Silene latifolia isolate original U9 population chromosome X, ASM4854445v1, whole genome shotgun sequence, the following proteins share a genomic window:
- the LOC141618826 gene encoding putative disease resistance protein At1g50180, with product MAASDVASAVQLIGTLLIQEANSLYGLETQIQGLQEELEFMQQYLQDADARQEDREICALVRQVRKLAYDAEDVIDTYILKVRQSNRNWLMKFAYLMYKFPQIYEVREQIQILQTSLKRVGDKLNSHGVRRITNLQRCPVPREDGYRRQRPLSYPYEDSEGELVVGMEEDIRKLVDMVMGEGRTQVGVVSIVGMGGSGKSTLARKIYNHPYAKECFDCSAWIFISQEWSTQHILSEILRKVGGPEKTTTKRQITLSVEELVDKLRCILQKKSYLVVLDDVWSREVLEEILPALPRGESVNKGSKIIITTRNREINQFRVSHQEHLCVHEPQPLSEESSWELFSKISLGHRKNYDEESFKSVGKDMLRKCDGLPLAIVALAGILNTRTTIGEWHRVGEAVRSRIMDGRCGNVYGRVGELLALSYDDLPYDLKPCFLYMGVFPEDSQISVGMLTRMWIAEGLVSTQHSEMSLEDVALQRVEELSHRFMIQVVRTNYEGVIKAIRLHDLLRDLSVQKAKEQSFLQIYTPFSNSDSSRVSTFAIQPRRAAVYSSTALPEHIPQLRSLILPTRSSISHSSSSCKEALNFKFVSQNFKLLRVLSIWGIKTVGGILPKQIGRLLHLRYLEIRATNITVLPSSIGILSNLLTLDYRDIDLQNKEHKENVKILIPNVFQGLVLLRHLFLPTEYPWSVQELNLSNMRNLQTLWGLRLDNTRSVQELPKLSTSLKKLNVIMSSKNELKAAFHCPSLLDDVLHTFRIELRDGLALRSVKPLHLQKRLLKLTVIGEVQMNLMLILPVNLVRLELKDSMIKDTDPMDALGALAHLKQLCLSNAYVGTTLSCKSGSFPQLEELNVENFPILNTWMIEKGAMPCLKKLDISRCWCLSSVPQGLDLVTTLEQLEFFDMPHAFLGQAIKYGWAPQKLMLPQNFASIIKHSDSPVDSSSIRKLYEQLSHGIFLNNKTKKYWVTKKHGRYLNSFMVYAPGLCARSENHHKCNEMGDCPNVEYKEVIESLADGTCVTVAKLKPLISPGYSKVVGKFDLSNLSFETTYEINWIFMFENPERSGKKIEGMYPDLMDLGMITYTELDGRELHEHLINNVRPNKWTRIPGGVLETQSTMKGEVELSLSYKKGIGFSDLVIKGVMIQPKSQSTRP from the exons ATGGCAGCATCAGATGTGGCCTCAGCCGTCCAATTGATCGGCACTTTGCTCATCCAAGAAGCCAACTCTTTATATGGACTGGAAACACAAATTCAGGGGCTTCAAGAGGAGCTGGAGTTCATGCAGCAGTACCTCCAAGATGCTGATGCAAGGCAAGAAGATCGAGAAATTTGCGCTTTGGTACGCCAAGTAAGAAAGCTTGCCTACGATGCAGAAGACGTGATTGATACCTATATTCTTAAGGTACGACAGAGCAACAGAAACTGGCTCATGAAATTTGCGTACTTGATGTACAAGTTTCCTCAAATATATGAAGTTCGGGAGCAGATCCAGATCCTCCAGACAAGCTTGAAACGAGTTggtgataaattaaatagtcatgGTGTGAGAAGAATTACCAACTTACAGAGATGCCCTGTTCCTCGTGAAGATGGATATCGTAGGCAAAGGCCACTAAGCTACCCCTATGAGGATAGTGAGGGAGAGCTTGTAGTTGGCATGGAGGAAGACATTCGAAAGCTGGTGGATATGGTTATGGGCGAGGGGAGGACTCAAGTGGGTGTTGTTTCAATTGTGGGGATGGGTGGTTCCGGGAAATCAACTCTTGCTAGGAAGATATACAATCATCCATATGCAAAAGAATGCTTTGATTGTAGTGCATGGATTTTCATCTCTCAAGAATGGAGCACCCAACATATCTTATCAGAAATCCTAAGGAAGGTTGGTGGGCCGGAGAAGACGACGACCAAGCGGCAAATAACATTGAGTGTGGAAGAGCTGGTGGATAAGCTTCGATGCATCCTTCAAAAGAAATCATATTTAGTGGTTCTTGATGACGTGTGGAGCAGGGAGGTGCTAGAGGAAATACTCCCAGCACTACCGAGGGGAGAAAGTGTCAACAAAGGAAGCAAGATCATCATCACAACTCGTAACCGTGAGATCAATCAATTCCGAGTAAGTCACCAGGAACACTTGTGTGTGCATGAGCCACAACCTTTGAGCGAAGAGTCAAGTTGGGAGTTGTTCAGTAAAATTTCCCTTGGGCATCGAAAAAACTATGACGAGGAAAGCTTTAAGAGTGTGGGCAAAGACATGCTAAGGAAATGTGATGGACTTCCCTTGGCTATAGTTGCATTAGCTGGGATATTGAACACAAGAACAACCATTGGGGAATGGCATAGGGTGGGCGAAGCAGTGAGGTCAAGAATTATGGATGGAAGATGCGGAAACGTGTATGGTAGAGTAGGGGAATTGCTGGCATTGAGCTATGATGATCTGCCTTATGATCTAAAGCCTTGCTTTCTTTATATGGGTGTATTCCCTGAAGATTCCCAAATCTCGGTAGGAATGTTGACAAGGATGTGGATAGCAGAGGGCCTTGTCTCGACACAGCACAGTGAGATGTCCCTGGAAGATGTAGCATTGCAGCGCGTCGAGGAGTTGAGCCACCGGTTCATGATTCAGGTTGTGAGGACCAACTATGAGGGAGTGATAAAAGCTATTAGGTTACATGATCTACTACGTGATCTCAGTGTCCAAAAGGCGAAAGAGCAAAGTTTTCTACAAATCTATACTCCATTCAGCAATTCAGATAGCAGTCGTGTGTCTACATTTGCGATCCAACCTCGCCGAGCTGCTGTTTATTCCAG CACTGCTTTGCCTGAGCACATTCCGCAACTGAGGTCACTTATACTGCCGACAAGATCGAGCATCTCACATTCTTCTTCCAGTTGCAAGGAGGCACTAAACTTCAAGTTTGTGTCTCAAAACTTTAAGTTGCTCAGGGTGTTAAGTATTTGGGGTATTAAGACTGTCGGTGGCATCCTGCCTAAGCAAATTGGGCGTTTACTTCACTTACGGTACCTGGAAATACGTGCTACAAATATTACCGTTCTTCCTAGCTCAATTGGAATATTGAGCAACTTGCTAACTTTAGACTACAGGGACATTGATCTGCAAAACAAAGAACATAAAGAAAATGTAAAGATACTAATCCCCAATGTCTTTCAGGGGCTTGTGCTACTAAGGCATCTATTTTTGCCCACTGAATATCCCTGGAGTGTGCAAGAGTTGAACCTGAGTAATATGAGGAATTTGCAGACTCTATGGGGGTTGAGGCTGGACAACACTAGGAGTGTGCAAGAGTTGCCAAAACTAAGCACTTCCCTAAAGAAGCTAAACGTTATAATGTCAAGTAAGAACGAATTGAAGGCTGCCTTTCATTGCCCAAGCCTCTTGGACGATGTACTCCACACCTTCCGCATTGAGCTAAGAGATGGGCTAGCACTTCGCAGTGTAAAGCCTCTCCATCTTCAGAAGCGCTTACTCAAACTGACAGTCATTGGGGAAGTTCAAATGAATTTGATGCTCATACTGCCAGTCAACCTTGTTAGGTTAGAATTGAAGGATAGCATGATCAAAGATACCGATCCCATGGATGCTCTTGGTGCATTAGCCCACTTGAAGCAACTTTGCCTTTCTAATGCCTATGTAGGGACCACACTGTCTTGCAAGTCTGGCTCATTTCCTCAGCTTGAAGAGCTCAATGTCGAGAATTTCCCTATTTTGAACACATGGATGATCGAGAAGGGAGCGATGCCCTGTCTCAAGAAGCTAGATATTTCAAGATGTTGGTGTCTAAGCAGTGTTCCTCAAGGTTTAGATTTAGTCACAACGCTTGAGCAGTTGGAGTTTTTTGACATGCCTCATGCATTCCTCGGACAGGCCATCAAATACGGTTGGGCACCTCAAAAGCTTATGCTACCTCAGAATTTTGCATCCATCATTAAACATTCAGATTCACCTGTTGACTCTTCTTCCATCCGGAAGCTATATGAGCAGCTCAGTCACGGCATTTTCCTGAATAATAAAACCAAG AAGTATTGGGTCACAAAGAAGCATGGTAGGTACTTGAATAGCTTTATGGTATATGCACCAGGCCTTTGCGCAAGGTCAGAAAATCATCATAAGTGCAACGAGATGGGAGATTGTCCTAATGTTGAATACAAAGAAGTGATAGAAAG TTTAGCGGATGGAACATGCGTTACAGTGGCGAAACTAAAACCATTGATATCACCAGGATACTCTAAAGTGGTTGGAAAGTTTGATCTTAGCAATCTGTCGTTTGAAACGACCTATGAAATAAACTGGATATTCATGTTTGAAAATCCAGAACGTTCTGGTAAGAAGATAGAAGGAATGTATCCAGATTTAATGGATCTGGGAATGATCACCTACACAGAACTTGATGGAAGAGAATTGCACGAACACTTGATTAATAATGTGCGACCAAATAAATGGACACGCATTCCAGGGGGAGTCCTTGAGACGCAGTCTACAATGAAAGGAGAGGTCGAATTATCCTTGTCTTACAAAAAGGGCATTGGCTTTTCAGATTTGGTTATTAAGGGTGTCATGATCCAACCAAAATCTCAGAGCACCCGTCCATAA
- the LOC141618827 gene encoding putative disease resistance protein At1g50180, protein MAASDVASAVQLIGTSLIQEANSLYGVETQIQGLQEELEFMQQYLQDADARQEDREISALVRQVRKLAYDAEDVIDTYILKVRPSNGNWLMKFAYLIYKFPQIYEVREQIRIVQTSLKRVSEKLSSHGVRKITTLQRGLVPSEDGNRRQRPRSYPYEDSEGEFVVGMEEDIQKLVDIVMGEGRTQVGIVSIVGMGGSGKTTLARKIYNHPYAKECFDCSAWVFISQEWSIQHILSEILRKVVGPEQTTTRLQIDLSVEELVDKLRCILQKKSYLVVLDDVWSREALEEILPALPRGGSVNKGSKIIITTRNREIIHFRVSQEKYLYVHEPRPLTAESSWELFSKIALGHRNNYDEESFKSVGKDMLRKCDGLPLAIVALAGILNIRTTIGEWHRVGEAVRTRIMDGRCGNVCGNVYGRVGELLALSYDDLPYDLKPCFLYLGVFPEDSQISVGMLTRMWIAEGLVSTQYSEMSLEDVALQRVEELSHRFMIQVVRTNYEGVIKAIRLHDLLRDLSVQKAKEQSFLQIYNPNNSDNGHLSTLAIQPRRAAVHASTALPTQISYLRSLILLTRSSTSQSSYNCEEDLNFRFVSQNFKLLRVLSICGIKTASGILPKQIGCLVHLRYLAIRATNISVLPNTIGGLRNLLTLDYRDIDLENKVGKPNVEIELPDIFQGLVLLRHLFLPIECPWSVQELKLGNMRNLLTLWGLNMENDSLCFLREMPKLSSSLKKLKIVVSREEELKAVFRCPSLMADVLHTLHCDLRDNLALCNVEPLHTRQHLLKLTLIGEIQMRLTLVLPINLVRLELRDSMIEDASLMEALGALAHLRRLSLSNAYMGDKLSCMAGTVGL, encoded by the exons ATGGCAGCATCAGATGTGGCCTCAGCCGTCCAATTGATCGGCACTTCGCTCATCCAAGAAGCCAACTCTTTATATGGAGTGGAAACGCAAATTCAGGGGCTTCAAGAGGAGCTGGAGTTCATGCAGCAGTACCTCCAAGATGCTGATGCAAGGCAAGAAGATCGAGAAATTTCTGCTTTGGTACGCCAAGTTAGAAAGCTTGCCTACGATGCAGAAGATGTGATTGACACTTATATTCTTAAGGTTCGACCGAGCAACGGAAACTGGCTCATGAAATTTGCATACTTGATTTACAAGTTTCCTCAAATATATGAAGTTCGGGAGCAGATCCGGATTGTTCAGACAAGCTTGAAACGAGTTAGCGAAAAATTAAGTAGTCATGGTGTGAGGAAAATTACCACCTTACAGAGAGGCCTTGTTCCTAGTGAAGATGGAAATCGTAGGCAAAGACCACGAAGCTACCCCTATGAGGATAGTGAGGGCGAATTTGTAGTTGGAATGGAGGAAGACATTCAAAAGCTGGTTGATATAGTCATGGGCGAGGGGAGGACTCAAGTGGGTATTGTTTCGATCGTGGGGATGGGTGGTTCCGGGAAAACTACTCTTGCTAGGAAGATATACAATCATCCATATGCAAAAGAGTGTTTTGATTGTAGTGCATGGGTTTTCATCTCTCAGGAATGGAGCATCCAACATATCTTATCAGAGATCTTGAGGAAGGTTGTAGGACCCGAGCAGACGACAACCAGGCTGCAAATAGATTTGAGTGTGGAAGAGCTGGTGGATAAGCTTCGCTGCATCCTTCAGAAGAAGTCGTATTTGGTGGTTCTTGATGATGTGTGGAGTAGAGAGGCGCTAGAGGAAATACTCCCAGCACTTCCGAGGGGAGGAAGTGTAAACAAGGGAAGCAAGATAATCATCACAACTCGTAACCGTGAGATCATTCATTTCCGAGTAAGCCAAGAGAAATACTTGTATGTCCATGAGCCAAGACCTTTGACTGCGGAATCAAGTTGGGAGTTGTTCAGTAAGATCGCCCTTGGGCATCGAAATAACTATGATGAGGAAAGCTTTAAGAGTGTGGGCAAAGACATGCTAAGGAAATGTGATGGACTTCCCTTGGCTATAGTTGCATTAGCTGGGATATTGAACATAAGAACAACCATTGGGGAATGGCATAGGGTGGGTGAAGCAGTGAGGACAAGAATTATGGATGGAAGATGCGGAAACGT ATGCGGAAACGTGTATGGTAGAGTAGGGGAATTGCTGGCATTGAGCTATGATGATCTGCCTTATGATCTAAAGCCTTGCTTTCTTTATCTGGGTGTATTCCCTGAAGATTCCCAAATCTCGGTAGGAATGTTGACCAGGATGTGGATAGCAGAGGGCCTTGTCTCGACACAGTACAGTGAGATGTCCCTGGAAGATGTAGCATTGCAGCGTGTCGAGGAGTTGAGCCACCGGTTCATGATTCAGGTTGTGAGGACCAACTATGAGGGAGTGATAAAAGCTATTAGGTTACACGATCTACTACGTGATCTGAGTGTCCAAAAGGCGAAGGAGCAGAGTTTTCTCCAAATCTATAATCCTAACAATTCGGATAACGGTCATTTGTCTACGCTGGCAATCCAACCCCGTCGAGCTGCAGTTCATGCAAG CACTGCTCTGCCTACGCAAATTTCGTACCTGAGGTCGCTTATACTGCTGACACGATCTAGTACCTCACAATCTTCTTATAATTGTGAAGAGGATTTAAACTTCCGATTTGTGTCTCAAAACTTTAAGCTGCTCCGGGTGTTGAGTATCTGCGGTATTAAGACTGCCAGTGGCATCCTGCCTAAGCAAATTGGGTGCTTAGTTCACTTAAGGTACCTGGCAATACGTGCTACGAATATTAGTGTTCTTCCTAACACAATAGGAGGTTTGAGAAACTTGCTTACTTTAGACTACAGGGACATTGATCTGGAAAACAAAGTCGGGAAACCAAATGTAGAAATAGAACTGCCCGATATTTTTCAGGGGCTTGTTCTACTAAGGCATCTATTTTTGCCGATTGAATGTCCCTGGAGTGTGCAAGAATTGAAGCTTGGTAATATGAGGAATTTGCTGACTCTTTGGGGGTTGAATATGGAGAACGATAGTCTTTGTTTTTTGAGGGAGATGCCAAAACTAAGCAGTTCCTTAAAGAAGCTAAAGATTGTTGTGTCAAGAGAGGAAGAGTTGAAGGCTGTCTTCCGTTGCCCAAGCCTCATGGCAGATGTACTCCACACTCTTCATTGTGATCTGAGAGACAACCTAGCACTTTGCAATGTAGAACCTCTGCACACTCGGCAACACTTGCTCAAACTGACACTTATTGGGGAAATTCAAATGAGATTAACACTCGTACTGCCAATCAACCTTGTTAGGTTAGAACTCAGGGATAGCATGATCGAGGATGCTAGCCTCATGGAAGCTCTTGGCGCATTAGCCCACCTAAGGCGACTCAGTTTGTCAAATGCCTACATGGGGGACAAATTGTCCTGCATGGCTGGGACTGTGGGCCTGTGA
- the LOC141620910 gene encoding putative disease resistance RPP13-like protein 3, whose translation MAASDVASAVQLIGTLLIQEANSLYGVETQVQGLQQELEFMQQYLHDADARQEDREICALVRQVRKLAYDAEDVIDTYILKVRQNNGNRLMKFAYLMYKFPQISEVREQIQILKTSLKGVGEKLNSHGVRRITNLQRGLVSREDGYRRQRPRSYPYEDMEGEFVVGMEEDIRKLVDMVMGEGRTQVGVVSIVGMGGSGKTTLARKIYNHPCAKECFDCSAWVFVSQEWSTQHILSEILRKVGEPEQMTTKLQITLSVEELVDKLRYILEHKSYLVVLDDVWSAEALEEILPALPRGGSVNKGSKIIITTRNREIIQFRVSHQKYLYVHEPRPLTEESSWELFSKIALGHGENFEEESFKSVGKDMLSKCDGLPLAIVALAGILSTRRTIGEWQRVGEAVRSRIMDGRCENVYGKVGELLALSYDDLPYDLKACFLYLGVFPEDYQIPVGILTRMWIAEGFVSTQDTQMSLEDVALQRVEELSHRFMIQVVRTNYKGVIKAIRLHDLLRDLSVQKAKEQSFLHIYAPNNLDSSHVSMLALQPRRAAFHASIITESQHQNRSSIVNEFLSLKEVPRKEIQLVGFASKLIACRYEESLSPEVNDLFQISDEMEKRAYFLDELRMVSYFNTIKDFTSAPSLSELKH comes from the exons ATGGCAGCATCAGATGTGGCCTCAGCCGTCCAATTGATCGGCACTTTGCTCATCCAAGAAGCTAACTCTTTATATGGAGTTGAAACACAAGTTCAGGGGCTTCAACAAGAGCTGGAGTTCATGCAGCAGTATCTCCATGATGCTGATGCCAGGCAGGAAGATCGAGAAATTTGCGCTTTGGTACGCCAAGTTAGGAAGCTTGCCTACGATGCAGAAGACGTCATTGACACTTATATTCTTAAGGTTCGACAGAACAATGGAAACCGGCTCATGAAGTTTGCGTACTTGATGTACAAGTTTCCTCAGATATCTGAAGTTCGGGAGCAGATCCAGATCCTTAAGACGAGCTTGAAAGGAGTTGGCGAAAAATTAAATAGTCATGGTGTGAGAAGAATTACCAACTTACAGAGAGGTCTTGTTTCTCGTGAAGATGGATATCGTAGGCAAAGGCCACGAAGCTACCCCTATGAGGACATGGAGGGCGAGTTTGTAGTTGGCATGGAGGAAGACATTCGAAAGCTGGTTGATATGGTTATGGGAGAGGGGAGGACTCAAGTGGGTGTTGTTTCGATTGTTGGGATGGGTGGTTCCGGGAAAACAACTCTTGCTAGGAAGATATACAATCATCCTTGTGCAAAAGAATGCTTTGATTGTAGTGCATGGGTTTTCGTCTCTCAGGAATGGAGCACCCAACATATCTTATCAGAGATCTTGAGGAAAGTCGGTGAGCCTGAGCAAATGACGACAAAACTGCAAATTACATTGAGCGTGGAAGAGCTGGTTGATAAGCTTCGCTACATCCTTGAGCATAAGTCATATTTGGTGGTTCTTGATGATGTGTGGAGTGCAGAGGCGCTTGAGGAAATACTCCCAGCACTACCCAGGGGAGGAAGTGTAAACAAGGGAAGCAAGATAATCATCACAACTCGTAACCGTGAGATCATTCAATTCCGAGTAAGCCACCAGAAATACTTGTATGTCCATGAGCCAAGACCTTTGACTGAGGAATCAAGTTGGGAGTTGTTCAGTAAGATTGCCCTCGGTCATGGAGAAAATTTCGAGGAGGAAAGCTTTAAGAGTGTTGGCAAAGACATGCTAAGTAAATGTGATGGGCTTCCCTTGGCAATAGTTGCATTGGCGGGGATATTGAGCACAAGAAGAACCATCGGGGAATGGCAACGGGTGGGCGAAGCGGTAAGGTCAAGAATTATGGATGGAAGATGCGAAAACGTGTATGGTAAAGTAGGGGAATTGTTGGCATTGAGCTATGATGATTTGCCTTACGATTTAAAGGCTTGCTTTCTTTATCTGGGTGTATTCCCAGAAGATTACCAAATTCCGGTAGGAATTTTGACCCGGATGTGGATAGCAGAGGGGTTTGTCTCGACACAGGACACACAGATGTCCCTGGAAGATGTAGCATTGCAGCGTGTCGAGGAGTTGAGCCACCGGTTCATGATTCAGGTAGTGAGGACCAACTATAAGGGAGTGATAAAGGCGATTAGGTTACACGATCTATTGCGCGATCTCAGTGTCCAAAAGGCAAAAGAGCAGAGTTTTCTCCACATCTATGCTCCTAACAATTTAGATAGCAGTCATGTGTCTATGCTGGCACTCCAACCCCGTCGAGCTGCCTTTCATGCAAG TATTATTACAGAAAGTCAacatcaaaatcgttcttcaattgTTAATGAGTTTCTATCTTTGAAAGAAGTCCCTAGAAAAGAGATCCAATTGGTTGGCTTCGCTTCAAAGCTTATAGCTTGCAGATATGAAGAAAGTCTATCACCTGAG GTTAATGATCTTTTTCAGATATCAGATGAG ATGGAGAAAAGGGCGTATTTCCTTGATGAACTAAGAATGGTGAGCTATTTTAATACAATCAAGGACTTTACTTCAGCTCCTTCTCTTTCAGAGCTCAAGCATTAA